The Aspergillus luchuensis IFO 4308 DNA, chromosome 4, nearly complete sequence DNA window TAAGAGGTCGCCCTGGCTCCTGGTATTACTAGTTCCAAGATTGTCCCCAGACCTGTCTGGTCTGGTTCCCTGTTTAGGACATAGAGTAGTCCATGAGCTTGGCTACCAACGCAGAATGGATGCGAATTGTAGGTTTGTCCGAAGATGTACGGGAGTAGTGTCAGCCCCTGCGCacagaggagggggaaatggTCAGAGGCGTAAGCCTTTCCGACCAAGCGAATACCTCTGCACGAAGCGTCGTCTTCAATGAGCATTTCCTGATGGCGACGCAAGGCTTATGAGGTTGAAAGCGACTTTCAGTTTCAAATAATCACTCCCCGCTACTGAGGCAGGTGTCAAAGCCTACCCGGCGAGAGTCGTAAGACTGACATTCGGTAAGGTCTCATCTCAGAGTCGCTTCAAGGTATGGTAACTCGCTGATGGTCCTATAAGGGAGCTGCAGCCTGCGTCTATCCTCGTCTCTTCGAGCAAGCCTGAGAAAACAATTGATGGGGTATATCAAGCTAATGTAGAACCAAACAATGAATATACTGTTTAGAACCGAGCGGCCGGCGGTTTAGTTTCTTGCGTGGTACATGATCCCGCATTTCCCTGACGACAATAGCACGACGACCTGATTGGAACATCGGCCGTTGCAACTGCCTGTTTCAAGAAAGGCTTCACGATTTGAGCTTCAGCCGTTCGCCCCAGCCTGTTCAGGCATTCGTAGTATCCATGCAGCGCCCATACATTGTTCGGGTGCTGCCTCGCACGAGGCAGCGTGTCGTCAAACCCAAGATCAGCCTGGTATACCGCTGCTGCCTCCTGGACATGTCCCTGTTCTAGCAGAAGCGCACCGTACGCATGACGGGTCGGTTGCATCCACCCCCACGGCTCGTCATATGGTAGCCCATCATCCAGGGTGATAGATCGCCGTAGATGGGTAAAGGCCACATCATAGTTGCCACGGCGATACTCGAGCTCCCCATCCAGCATAGCGTCAGCCACGGCCAAGATGTCCAGACACCTGTTGGTGAATAACATTCGGCTGTAGGGTACACGCTTTACAGCCTCCTTAAACAGCGCGCTCTGTTGACTCGCTTCATCTATCCTCCCAAGCGCAGCCAACGCCACTCCCTTCCCGTACTGGATCATTGCAGTGGTGACACAATATAGCTGCGTGTCATGCGGGTAttcaagggcaagaagatccTCCCAACGTCCAAAGCGAATCAGGACATGCACCTTCATACTCACAAAGCcttccagccagtcagccatAGGCGGGGATTCGATACGCAGGAGCTGCTCTGGAATGGATGACTCCAGACTCTTTACCGTGTCCAACGCAACTTGCGACTGCCCCGCAAACATCGCCGCATATACTCTGAAATGATAATCATGCGATCGATATAGCGTATAGAAATTGACTGCGCCCTCACGGGCAAGAAACTTCTCATCTGCTCGAATTGCGTCCGAGTTCGATGCAATTGCCCGTCGATAATCACCACAGAGAATGTCCAAATGCGATGGCATATGATTAAGATGGCCTGCATCCGGTACTAACCCCCGCAAATGGTCTGCTACCCTGAGTGCTGCTTCCGGCTCACTGGACATCTCCATTAAGTGAATGTATAGATGCAGGATTCCCGGGTGTCGTAGCGCCTCGTCCTGGGTCAGCGCCAGATCTAAGACATTCTTGATTTGCAGAGTATGCGCGTCAGCTGCAGGCTGACCAGTACGTAAGTCCCAGAGCGCCCATGGAGTTAAATTCATGAGAGCATCCGCATACAAAGCCACCACATCTAAATCATTGGGAAAGCGTAAGTAAACAGATTCCATGGCGTCAGCGTACTCCTTATTCCAGCCGTTAAAGTCATTGGGAGCCACGTTCTGAGGGTATCGGTGTTGCAGGGCTGCGATAAGCGCTGCTTCCACGGGCTGGGTGGTTGTGGCGTGCGTCTGGGCCTCTGCGACAGCTTCGTGGGTACGCCGCACGGCGACCTCGAGTTCTTGCTCGTCGAAAGACTGCCAAGTTTTGTTGTAGTTAGGACCCAATGTGTATGCAAGACCCCAGTATGCCATCGCACAGGTCGAGTCATGTGCGATGGCTTTTTGGAAACAGTTGGCCGCTGCTTCGTGATTGAAGGCATATGTCCAGATGAGACCGCGGTCGAACCAGAGTTGAGCCTGAGGGCTGGAGGTGGTCACCGGTCGGCGGAAGGAACCGAAGTCGTAATAATCGTCTGGTTCCTGGGCCGACATGATTGAGGAGCTCTGAAATTATTACAGCAAAGCAGAGCTAAGTAGAGATACGTAGGTGGCTTGCCGATGCTGTTCCTGAAGTTTGAGGGGGAATGATCCCGTAGTAATACCAATAGTAGATggtgagtagtagtagatagttgaTAGGGAGAATGTCCCCGCTATCGAACCAAGGTTCCCAGGCTGCAGGGAATAACAATAGTCCGAGGACGGTCACATAACTATACCATCACAACCTGTTAGTCTACATGGTAGATTCCATCATTGACTGATGATCCTGGAAAAGGATGGTATAACTTAGGAAAATGCGAAGCCTTCGTACTTTACGGCCCAGTTTTTGATCCAAGTACACTGCCAGGGTTATATAGAGACTATCGAGACAGCATTAATCGCCATAAGATTATACAGCAGCAAGAACAGAAACAGTATTCGATGAAGTCGAGAAATTCAACACTTTCGACTGCTAAATGACGGGCGCGAAGCGTGCTTCTATTTACTTTTCCGAAACATCAGGGCCAAGTACCCAGGACGAAGACTGATAGCTTGTAGGCAACTTGCTGTGTGCCGGTGGCAAGGAGTAAAGGTAGAAACTGGCTGTTGTTACACTCATTTACATTCTATATCTTTCTCTAGTGTTGTGTTCGGTTCGTATATGTACATAAAAATTTGTATTCCGTCTGCTCAGTGATCCAATCGTGTTTAGCATCATAATGTTGCGTCAGGTGGCCAAGTAAAGACTGCATGGACAGCATCTTATATAGCAAGCGGGATCGATCAGGTCAAAGAATATGGTCCTTTTCCTCGGTTGGAGGACCAGTAAGGTACCTAACTGCAGAGCAAATCCTTAACTGCTATATATCACGAGACGTCTGGCGTGGCCCGCAAGTTGCCGAGGTGGGAGGACGAGACAAAACAGACAAACGGACAAGTTCCCACCCAAGTCTAAGAAGCAAAACTATGCCACCATAACCAAAATACTTTTCAGCGCTGCGAGCGCTGTGACCGCATGGTCGACTGGCGACGGATGATGTCGCCATGGTTCCATGTCTGGCTTGCGCGGTCCTTCGGATCGAGACTGGTAGAAGCCCCGTGCTCCGGTCGACCCTGGGATTGCTGGCGGTCCATGGACATCTGACTAAGACTAGAGGTGCGACGGCGCATGCGCCGTTCTGCGTCTGCGATCTCATTCTGATTCAAGGATTCCGAAGGGAGAAGAATCGCGCGGTCCAAGGCATAGGGCAGGCCACGATGACGACCTCGGATTTGCATCGCAATTATGACCAGCTTGGAAAGAACCTGAAACtggctggagaaggatgcaTTGACTCCGGGATACCCGAGCGAAAGACCAACGGTGCCATATGCTGAGACAACTTCAAACAGCACGGACCACACTTGGAAGGAATATTCATCTTGCTGCTGGAGGCGCTTGCCTTCCACAatagtgatgatgaacaGGCCCAGGAACACATACCACAGATCGAAACTGAGCTGTTTGCGCAAATGCGCTCCAATATAGCTGGGCGGTGTCTGGTTTTCATCCgactcatcatcctcggtaGAAGCGTAGATGCCTAGACTCTTTTCCTCGTATACGTTGGTGCGTCGTAGGGAAATGGCGATGGGGAACACGGATATGTACATCATGATCAAGTAGGACACCTGCACAGCCGGGTGTAGGTCTGATACAGAGATAACAGCCAATCCGGCGGTTCGAGTACAGGCGGCCTGGAACAGACCGTCCACGATACGGATACCAGTGGGCAGGGATGTGACGACCGAATCATTCAAGTCCaaaataatgaaaaagatCAAGTCGATGCCATTCAAGGCCACCAGAATCGCAAAGAGCCACCACGTGGCATTCCTCGGAAAGAGTAGAGTGAAGCATCGGCGTGGATGATCCAGCAGAAAGCGGAGTTCCTCCCATAGCGGGGTTTCGGCACGAGTCACTTTGGACAGAGCCCAAATAATCAGGCGCAGCATGCAAGGGAACCCTGTATTCCCGATAATGATCAAAAACGTCATAAGCAGGAGCGGGAATATTGCTTTCTGGAATGATGATAGTGAGTCGGGCGTGAGAGTGAAGCCGACATCGTTGAAAGCCGACTGAGCCATGAAAATGGCCCACCAAGGGCGACCCTGTCCgatttcctccaccaccttgCCCCAGTGTGTGGTCATAATCCAGGGTACGAGGCACAGGATGCCGAGAATGTGGAAGAAGGCATAGTAGGAGATTAATACTACTGCCAGAGTCTTCAATGCCCGATACTCGATCCCGCCGAGCTCGTCACGTTGTTCCTCGGTCAGGTCGACGAAATTGGAGTTCCGACCGACCGTGGCATTCCAGCTGAGATACGGCTGTGTTGACCGTTCACGTTCCTGCGTAAGAGTGCGGAAAAGATTGTGTAAGGTTGGTCGCCGCGATGTCAAGCGACCCAGTTGCGAGGCATCGCTATCATTCTTTGTTTCACGGAAAGTGGGACGTGTATCTAATCGGGGGAAAGTAGAGTTCCGCGTCCTCGTCCGAATCATATCTGGCTCGTTAATCGTGATATGGGGCCCGTCGAGTCTGCGCGGCCTATCCTCGTCCtgatcctcgtcctcgtcgtcttcatccttgccattctcatcttctttgcTCATATCACATGGGCTGCGCTCGGAACTCGAGGAGTTGCTAGACGTGCGAACAGGTCGATTtgtctcctcctcttcctcctccaacaccTGTGGTGCGCCACCGTTGTCATACTCCCGAGGGCTAGGTATCCGCAGCGCACCTTTGTTCCTCCGTTGATTCTCCAGGAATGCAATGTGATGTTCTGGGCTCAGCTGAGCCGGCACACGAAGGTTTCCTAAACTATTTCCCAGTCCAATTGCTAACTTTTGATTGAGGGCATTGTTAGCATCTTCGCCCAATTTTTCGGGTGGATCCCGCGCGGTGGGAGACGCGGGGGGCGAGTCCTCGCCGGATTTCTCCTTGACCTGCTGTCGGCTCCCCGGCTGACCTAGTGTGTCGCGCAAGACAACGATAGACCGACCAGCGACCCCAGCTTCTTCCCGGGAAGAAGACTGACCATCCTTATCTTCGCTTATGGTACGGAGGCGCGAGCGAGTATGGCGAAGGGCGCGCGCATCGCTAACGACATGCTGAAATCGCTTTTCGAACCAATAGAGACGCACAAAGACCAGCACAGTGTGAATGAAGATGGGAGTGGTCAGCATGGAGACCACATACAAAACGACCTGCTGGTAGGTATGCAAGGTATTGAGGTCGACGGTGTTGAGACCGCTCTGGGTGGCGGCGCCGGCCGATAGGAAGAGGGCATCGGTGTAATCTAGATTAGCCCCTGGATAGATGATGACTGAGGAAAGCAAAGCGGTGGCGATAATATAGACATAGTGGATGAGAACAAAATTCATGCGCAGATTCTTTAGCCATGGAATGCGGGAGGTGAAGCGTGAAGTGACCGAGGTCGCCCGCCGCAGCACGGCGGAAAACATCCTGCGGTTTCACCCGCACCGACTGGGACACTTTGAAATTTGCAGGGAGGAAAACTGTATCGGTAGGAGAAGAACGGATGGGAGTGTTCGAAGAACGAAGGGGCTGCCGAATGAAGACGGCTGCTTGCCGATCAATATGTacgaggaggaaggaaaagaagacgCAGACCCGACCCAAGTCGCTGCAGGTCAGAGACCCACAATCGCAACAGCACTTTGAGCTGAGGGAACGAGGATCAACATGATTTGAGGAGAATTATattggaaggaaagagaggatgCTGGAGGCCGGGCGCAGATAAGGGGACACAGAAAGGTcgtggagaagaaagagaggacgGGAAGCCCCGAGATGcaagaagacaagacagGCGAAACCAGCGGCGGAGGGGGGGATGACGACTCGGTTGGATGGGATGGTCTGGGTATGATAAAGTGGCTAGCTTTGAAACCGAGATTGTTAGACCTCCACTATGTCGGTGAGCACCCACTTGATTTATGGTGGTTGctgggggggaaaaaaaaattcgaTTGTGAAGCTTGACAATTCGACAAAGGAGGCCGGATTGGcgcagcaaagaaaagaaaaaaaggtatcAGCAGAAGAAACGGAGGGTAAAAAGGCGCTATGCCGATCGGTCGAGGGCGGAATTAAGAGACATGCTGTCCACGGACAATTTCATTGGAGCCTAATCAGCATCTCTGGACTCTATCTCGCAGGTTTTAACGTTGGACTAGTCCCGAGTAGCACACGGCTTGTCTTGACCTGACTTTGTCAcgggggaaaaaggaaacggGGGTTAGTCTGGCCAGCAGTCACGTGAATGTCTGCCACTTCTCTGCGGCCGCccatcgatcgatcgatcgatcaatctactatctactatttactatctactacctgTCTATTTGGATACAGCAAATGGAATTCAAATAAGTGATATCGCTCCGTGTAATCTACAcaactttctttcttcatgtACACAGTTCTTCATTCCCTTAAAACCCACCGTACATTGACGGCAGGGGACGCAGATCCCATCATTTTCCGTGACATCTCCGGGCCCCTTTTGGCAACTATCTATTTCTAGAAGGACGTCCGAAAACGGCGCGTGCCGCTGGCTAAGTTATGTTGCCTGGTTCCGAAACGCCAAAAATTGACCCAACGCATCACGGAACCCTGGCCCAATACAGGTCA harbors:
- a CDS encoding TPR domain protein (COG:S;~EggNog:ENOG410PIP3;~InterPro:IPR011990,IPR019734;~go_function: GO:0005515 - protein binding [Evidence IEA]), with product MSAQEPDDYYDFGSFRRPVTTSSPQAQLWFDRGLIWTYAFNHEAAANCFQKAIAHDSTCAMAYWGLAYTLGPNYNKTWQSFDEQELEVAVRRTHEAVAEAQTHATTTQPVEAALIAALQHRYPQNVAPNDFNGWNKEYADAMESVYLRFPNDLDVVALYADALMNLTPWALWDLRTGQPAADAHTLQIKNVLDLALTQDEALRHPGILHLYIHLMEMSSEPEAALRVADHLRGLVPDAGHLNHMPSHLDILCGDYRRAIASNSDAIRADEKFLAREGAVNFYTLYRSHDYHFRVYAAMFAGQSQVALDTVKSLESSIPEQLLRIESPPMADWLEGFVSMKVHVLIRFGRWEDLLALEYPHDTQLYCVTTAMIQYGKGVALAALGRIDEASQQSALFKEAVKRVPYSRMLFTNRCLDILAVADAMLDGELEYRRGNYDVAFTHLRRSITLDDGLPYDEPWGWMQPTRHAYGALLLEQGHVQEAAAVYQADLGFDDTLPRARQHPNNVWALHGYYECLNRLGRTAEAQIVKPFLKQAVATADVPIRSSCYCRQGNAGSCTTQETKPPAARF
- the TRK1_1 gene encoding potassium ion transporter (COG:P;~EggNog:ENOG410PFCK;~InterPro:IPR003445,IPR015958,IPR004773;~PFAM:PF02386;~TransMembrane:8 (i32-53o87-112i419-443o488-514i550-572o617-634i674-692o704-726i);~go_component: GO:0005887 - integral component of plasma membrane [Evidence IEA];~go_component: GO:0016021 - integral component of membrane [Evidence IEA];~go_function: GO:0008324 - cation transmembrane transporter activity [Evidence IEA];~go_function: GO:0015079 - potassium ion transmembrane transporter activity [Evidence IEA];~go_process: GO:0006812 - cation transport [Evidence IEA];~go_process: GO:0030007 - cellular potassium ion homeostasis [Evidence IEA];~go_process: GO:0055085 - transmembrane transport [Evidence IEA];~go_process: GO:0071805 - potassium ion transmembrane transport [Evidence IEA]), giving the protein MFSAVLRRATSVTSRFTSRIPWLKNLRMNFVLIHYVYIIATALLSSVIIYPGANLDYTDALFLSAGAATQSGLNTVDLNTLHTYQQVVLYVVSMLTTPIFIHTVLVFVRLYWFEKRFQHVVSDARALRHTRSRLRTISEDKDGQSSSREEAGVAGRSIVVLRDTLGQPGSRQQVKEKSGEDSPPASPTARDPPEKLGEDANNALNQKLAIGLGNSLGNLRVPAQLSPEHHIAFLENQRRNKGALRIPSPREYDNGGAPQVLEEEEEETNRPVRTSSNSSSSERSPCDMSKEDENGKDEDDEDEDQDEDRPRRLDGPHITINEPDMIRTRTRNSTFPRLDTRPTFRETKNDSDASQLGRLTSRRPTLHNLFRTLTQERERSTQPYLSWNATVGRNSNFVDLTEEQRDELGGIEYRALKTLAVVLISYYAFFHILGILCLVPWIMTTHWGKVVEEIGQGRPWWAIFMAQSAFNDVGFTLTPDSLSSFQKAIFPLLLMTFLIIIGNTGFPCMLRLIIWALSKVTRAETPLWEELRFLLDHPRRCFTLLFPRNATWWLFAILVALNGIDLIFFIILDLNDSVVTSLPTGIRIVDGLFQAACTRTAGLAVISVSDLHPAVQVSYLIMMYISVFPIAISLRRTNVYEEKSLGIYASTEDDESDENQTPPSYIGAHLRKQLSFDLWYVFLGLFIITIVEGKRLQQQDEYSFQVWSVLFEVVSAYGTVGLSLGYPGVNASFSSQFQVLSKLVIIAMQIRGRHRGLPYALDRAILLPSESLNQNEIADAERRMRRRTSSLSQMSMDRQQSQGRPEHGASTSLDPKDRASQTWNHGDIIRRQSTMRSQRSQR